GGCGAGCAGGCGCTTGGGGCAGAACAGGTCGGCGTCTTCGTTGTCGGAATAAATCTTTGCATCGAGGGCGGTAGCCAGAGAGTCGTTGTACTTCTGGGCCATCACGTCGCTCATACCCTGGGCACCTTCGACCACTACGGCATCCACGGAATCAAAGTCCTGCGAAAGAAAATCGGCTGCGATCTTTTCCATAAGCACGGCGGAATTGTGGGCCTTCAGTTCCTTGGCGGCTTCGGCACCGTTCACGCAGGGCTTGTAGGTGGCACCGATCAGGCCGGCACCTGCAACTGCATCCATGACTTCTTTGACCTTGGCTTCCATATTGGCGGAGGCAACCAGATACACTCGATTCATAAAAAACTCCTGTTGATTTGTAAATTCCTCCTAAAAATTAGGATTTTGATACCCCGCAGGCCTCCCATTTTGTATTTATTTAGGGGTTTTTATTGGAATTCTCTCCATAACTCTCCTTTTTGCTATAAAAGCCCTACATAGTAAAGTATTGTTTGCTTTAATATAGCGCAAAATAAACTATTATTTACTCCGGTTGTCTCTTGTGTGTGGGACATTTATGGAGAGAACGGATGAAGTGCAAAAACTTTTTCCGGGGTTTAGCATTGTGCTTGACCCTTTTAGTTGTTAACACATTTGCGCAGGACTGTGTAGCCATAGCCCATGTTATATACGATGGCAATAACCTTTTCTACGCTGATAACGAAGCCAATTTCAAGTATAAACAACTGAGCAAAGAAGACGACGGTACGTTTAAAGTCTGCTTCACTCAGGAGCGTCTTGAAGGTTCCGACCGACAGGGTAGAGAAGACGTGCGCCAGTTGCGCTTCGGCTCTTTCTGCGCCGAAGGCAAGGACTCCTGTGCCTCGTACCTGAACGAAGGCAATGAACCCTTCCTCGCCGAACTGTTCCCCGAGTACAAGAACGGCGTCGACAGCCAACAGGTTTTCCAGGTCTGGCTCCAGATTAACCCCGACGGTACGTTGACCAAGACAACAACCAAGCCGGTCATTGTGGAACCGGCCAAGAAGACGATCCGTTTCCTCGCCCCGTGGAGCAATACGGGTGTGGTCATTATGCTGAACGGCAAGGCCGACTATACCACTCCGGTGGGTAGCCCCTACTGCGGTTGGTTCGAATATCGCGCCGTACTGACCCCCAAAGACGCCTACGTGTCATTCAAGCAAACCATCGGTGACTTGCATATCGGTGCCGAAGGCGCCTCCAAGGAAGAAATTCCCGTGGAACAGGAAATCAAGCTGGATTCCCTGCTGCAAATTTCCGACACCGTCTGGATTGTGGGTTCCAAGTACAGCGAACCGGAACTCTATACGGAATTCCCTGGCGAACTCGGCGACTGCCCCATCAAGAAGCTTCCGGTCATGATGTTCGACTGGCTGCACGGTCCAGGCTCCGACGAAGAAAACACCAAGGCCCAGGCCGGCACCACGAGTCAGGACTTCGGTACGGGTGGCTGTAAGAACGATAACGGCCACCAGGTCATGAGGAACATGGTCGAACGAGAACTGGGCCCCAACGGCGTTCCTGTTCCTGCTTCGAATTTCCCGAGCAACTGTAAGACGACCGAACACCTCGGCAACTGGTTCTTGCCCGAAGTCGTAGCAACCGACGCCGCCGGCAATAGCTACACTAACGCCACCTGCCGCGACCTCGAACTCTCGCTCACTGACGACGGTTTCTGGTTTGGCCAGAAGAACAAGGAAAGCCCCGAAAAGGGTCTGTTCTTCCTGGATGACTTCCAGTTCCTCGACGAAGCTGGCACTGTCCCGAACCCCATGTACGACAGCATCCTGGGCGATTCGACTATCGGTCGCCACAACTACGGCTTTACCATGAAGATCCAGGCCACCTTCGAATACGTGCCTGGCCAGTACTTTGAATTCCTGGGTGACGACGACGTGTGGGTGTTCATCAACAACAAGCTGGTGGTGGACATCGGCGGTCAGCACACGCAGATCGAAGGCAAGGTCAAGCTCGATACCATCGGCAAGAACAATCCTGCAGACAAGTTAATTCCGGGCGAAACGTATTCCTTCCACATCTTCTACGCCGAACGTCACCGCAACGAATCGAATTTCAAGATGCGCACTTCCATGGACTTGAAGGCCGAAGCCAGCATGTTCCTCACCGACCTTTCGGACGACCCGAAGTTGATTATCAAGGAAGTGTGGCAGATCGTGCGCGAAACGGTTCTCGCTTGCGACTTCTCCACGAGCCCCGAAAAGCAGCACACCGAACGCGGTCCGTCTAACTTTACCCTTTACGGCAAGAGCCTCGACAAGAACGGTATCGCCCTCAAGACGCTTGATTCCGCCTACTACAGCGGCATCACGGTGAGCGATGACTTTACCAAGATTACCATCGATACCAAGGCTATCACCAAGGCCCAGGCCCTGCCGCCGGGAAACTATTACGTCCGCGTGCGCCTCAAGAGCAACCCGGATGACTACAAGGATATTCCGTTTACCATCGAACCTTACGAACTGCCGAACCTCGCGTTTGCAAGCGTCAAGGATTCCACCTACTTTATCGTAGACTTCGATACGCAAGATACGATTAATTTCACGGAATACTGGAGCGCCTTCGGTAACGAAGTCAGCCGCGACGTGTCGAGCGATTCCCTGCCCATCAACTTGGACAAGACCGAAAAGATGTGGGCTGGCCGCTCTTACCCCGTGCACATCATGTATGCCGAAGAATGGGCCTCCATCTATAGCGGCATCGCGGTGCAAGTCAAGGCCTCGACTCCGAACCTGACCATTTGCGATTCGACGGGCAAGCCCATTACCGAAATCGTGTTGATGGAAGGCCGCGCAAGCTTCTACGTGAAGGCCACCGACGAAGTGGTCGACGGCGTGCTTACCTTGACTACGGCCGGCGCCAAGAACAAGGAAATTCACTGGACCAAGATCAATATTGCAGTACCGCCGGTACCGCAGATCGAAGCCGCCTACATTTACGACCGCACCGGTGACGGACGCGCCGACAGCATTTGGATCAAGCTGAACAAGGCGATTGACAACCGCACGGTCATCGACTCGGTCAAGTATATCTTCCAGGAAGAAAACGAAGACTACAAGAAGACCAAGGTTGCCTACAAGATCAGCAATTACAAGGTCGGCGATATTTCCATTTCGCTTTCCGCTGAAGGCTCTAGCTTCGAACCGTCTATCTTTACTGGCCGCAGGACGAACAATAGCGACTTGTTCAGCCTGGTCAACATCTGGTACACCTATACCGGCGACGACGGCAAGCCCGCCATATTCCCGGTAGACGGCTCGCTCACCGACAAGGTTGGCCCTGTCATTGTCGCTGCCGAAGTCAAGTACCTGAAGGACGGCAACACCCAGCTTGCTCTTGAATTCAGCGAAGGCATTAACGGCACCGACGCGAACACCGAATTCTTCCGCTTCCACTGCTGGAAAAACAACGTGCAAGACAGCGCCGTCAAGAGCGCAAGCGATATCTTGACCACTCCCGAAAACGAATGGAAGCTGATTTTCCCGAAGGGCCTCGATACCGACGTGGTGCCTGCCGTGGGCGACTCCGTGCGCTTTATGCCGCCGTCCCAGCTCGGTATGGCGCTTGACCTCGTAGACGTTGGCCCGCATGAACTGAACCCCTGGATTCGCATTACCGGCGAACAGAAGGTGACCGTGACCAGCCCGAAGGTGGTAAGCCTCTCGACGGAATCCGAAACCTTCGACAGCGCCCGCGCCATTATCCGGAGCGAAGAAGCGACCGTGCCCAAGCTGGTGGGTGGCGAAACTGTGCTGACCGCCGAACAGGTGGCCGCCGAATACGGCACGCAGGGCCATTACCTGGGGGACCTCGACATGGCTGAACTCGTGGAAAACGAAATCGCCGAAATCGTGAAGGCCGTCCAGAATCCGGACAACGGCAAGCTCGTCAACAAGGACGAAGCCAAGGCCGCCGAAAAGGAAGGTGTCATCCCGCGCACCTACACCATCGAAGAAGTCATTGCCAAGGTGGAATCCGGCGAAATGTCGATCAAGGATGCCCAGAAGAAGTTCGACCTGAACCCGGTCATCGTAGATGCTTACGAAAACGGCCTGTTGAACAAGGAAAACTTGAAGAACTACCAGAGCGGCACTCCGGCCGATGTCCAGAAGATCGTAAGCTCTGTTGCCGACAAGACCGAACTGCGCTACGAATCGATCTACTATTCGAGCCTGGGTCACTACGTGAACAGCCATTCGGGCACCATTACCTGCAACGACGACATCTTCAAGGCCAACGGTTCCAAGAACTGCCTCGAAAACAACGGCAGACTCTTCTTGGCCTGGAATATGCGTTCGGATAGCGGTCGCCTGGCGGCAACGGGTGTCTACATCGCCCGCCTCAAGTTCCGTATCAAGGTGAACACCAAGGTCATTACCGACCGCACCCAGGACTTCCTGTGGGGTGTGCGCCGCGGCCAGGTGAACGCCATCGACCTCGGAATTTAGGCTAAAATCGCAAATTTTTTGGAAAACGCCCGAAAGGGCGTTTTTTTGTTCTCAAAAAAAATCGCCGTCTTTTTCGGGAATTTTACCCCCAAAATATGCCGTTTACACGATTGTTAATCAGAATTAACCCTTTTCTGTTCTCGTCCAGTTGATTTTTTTGAAAAAAAAATTTATTTCTACAATACAATATTGTAAAAAGTACGTACAGTTAGGCCTATGGCCCTAGGAGATGTGGATGAGGTGTAATATGTTCAAGAGAGCAACTCAGTTGCTCGCTTTGCTTGTCCCCGCGACTTTCGCGGCGACGTATACGCTTACAACTACTTTTGAAGGCGACCTTTACTACGCTATTTACGACAATTCCGATGGTACGTGGGCTAAAGAATGTGCTAGGCTCTCTAGAGACCTGAGATTCAACATTAATAGCCGCAGGGATTTGCCGAACTACGAACTCAACGTCTATACCGACGAAGCCTGCCAGACCCACCTGATTCAAGACGGCGTGTCGTTTAGCGACTTGTTTCCGACTTCCCAGCAGGCAAGAATCACCGTTTCGAACGATGGGACTTGGTCGTTCACCAGTGGCCGTACTCCCACTGGCCCC
Above is a genomic segment from Fibrobacter sp. UWB5 containing:
- a CDS encoding fibro-slime domain-containing protein, which gives rise to MTLLVVNTFAQDCVAIAHVIYDGNNLFYADNEANFKYKQLSKEDDGTFKVCFTQERLEGSDRQGREDVRQLRFGSFCAEGKDSCASYLNEGNEPFLAELFPEYKNGVDSQQVFQVWLQINPDGTLTKTTTKPVIVEPAKKTIRFLAPWSNTGVVIMLNGKADYTTPVGSPYCGWFEYRAVLTPKDAYVSFKQTIGDLHIGAEGASKEEIPVEQEIKLDSLLQISDTVWIVGSKYSEPELYTEFPGELGDCPIKKLPVMMFDWLHGPGSDEENTKAQAGTTSQDFGTGGCKNDNGHQVMRNMVERELGPNGVPVPASNFPSNCKTTEHLGNWFLPEVVATDAAGNSYTNATCRDLELSLTDDGFWFGQKNKESPEKGLFFLDDFQFLDEAGTVPNPMYDSILGDSTIGRHNYGFTMKIQATFEYVPGQYFEFLGDDDVWVFINNKLVVDIGGQHTQIEGKVKLDTIGKNNPADKLIPGETYSFHIFYAERHRNESNFKMRTSMDLKAEASMFLTDLSDDPKLIIKEVWQIVRETVLACDFSTSPEKQHTERGPSNFTLYGKSLDKNGIALKTLDSAYYSGITVSDDFTKITIDTKAITKAQALPPGNYYVRVRLKSNPDDYKDIPFTIEPYELPNLAFASVKDSTYFIVDFDTQDTINFTEYWSAFGNEVSRDVSSDSLPINLDKTEKMWAGRSYPVHIMYAEEWASIYSGIAVQVKASTPNLTICDSTGKPITEIVLMEGRASFYVKATDEVVDGVLTLTTAGAKNKEIHWTKINIAVPPVPQIEAAYIYDRTGDGRADSIWIKLNKAIDNRTVIDSVKYIFQEENEDYKKTKVAYKISNYKVGDISISLSAEGSSFEPSIFTGRRTNNSDLFSLVNIWYTYTGDDGKPAIFPVDGSLTDKVGPVIVAAEVKYLKDGNTQLALEFSEGINGTDANTEFFRFHCWKNNVQDSAVKSASDILTTPENEWKLIFPKGLDTDVVPAVGDSVRFMPPSQLGMALDLVDVGPHELNPWIRITGEQKVTVTSPKVVSLSTESETFDSARAIIRSEEATVPKLVGGETVLTAEQVAAEYGTQGHYLGDLDMAELVENEIAEIVKAVQNPDNGKLVNKDEAKAAEKEGVIPRTYTIEEVIAKVESGEMSIKDAQKKFDLNPVIVDAYENGLLNKENLKNYQSGTPADVQKIVSSVADKTELRYESIYYSSLGHYVNSHSGTITCNDDIFKANGSKNCLENNGRLFLAWNMRSDSGRLAATGVYIARLKFRIKVNTKVITDRTQDFLWGVRRGQVNAIDLGI